From Streptomonospora salina, the proteins below share one genomic window:
- a CDS encoding DivIVA domain-containing protein, with the protein MTAREDPGSNGSHRRLSPERIRAQEFSRTPIGRRGFSEEEVRGFVGRVAEDIAASDAEKASLRAEIDRLRRRYREQSNSPADADGPPADAVNLLSAAQQQADAYVAQAQDYCRQLTDQARQQADDILVEARDQAGAAAEEAARGYRKSAGPSYDADLEEMERRIAWVQTFCRAVQVQMQAASDAFSQEIARLSEYTAETAARNGLSTEATQATEQPRQPPQQAAPGGIGPGAEDFSPDRRRTAASEADRRGTRAEGVPTAWPQRG; encoded by the coding sequence GTGACCGCACGCGAGGACCCGGGATCGAACGGATCCCACCGAAGGCTGAGTCCGGAACGCATCCGTGCGCAGGAATTCTCGCGAACCCCGATCGGACGGCGGGGCTTTAGCGAGGAAGAGGTGCGCGGGTTCGTCGGGCGCGTCGCCGAGGACATCGCCGCCAGCGACGCCGAGAAGGCCAGTCTGCGCGCCGAGATCGACCGGCTGCGCAGGCGCTACCGCGAGCAGAGCAACTCGCCCGCCGACGCCGACGGGCCGCCCGCCGACGCCGTCAACCTGCTCTCCGCGGCCCAGCAGCAGGCCGACGCCTACGTCGCCCAGGCGCAGGACTACTGCCGCCAACTCACCGATCAGGCCCGCCAACAAGCCGACGACATCCTGGTCGAAGCGCGCGATCAGGCGGGCGCCGCCGCCGAGGAGGCCGCGCGCGGCTACCGCAAGAGCGCCGGCCCGTCCTACGACGCCGATCTGGAAGAGATGGAGCGCCGCATCGCCTGGGTCCAGACGTTCTGCCGGGCGGTGCAGGTGCAGATGCAGGCGGCCAGTGACGCCTTCTCCCAGGAGATCGCCCGGCTCAGCGAGTACACCGCCGAGACCGCCGCCCGCAACGGCCTCTCCACCGAAGCGACGCAGGCGACGGAGCAGCCCCGGCAGCCGCCGCAGCAGGCGGCCCCCGGCGGGATCGGCCCCGGCGCCGAGGACTTCTCCCCGGACCGGCGGCGCACCGCCGCCTCCGAGGCGGACCGGCGCGGGACCCGCGCCGAGGGCGTGCCCACGGCCTGGCCGCAGCGGGGCTGA
- a CDS encoding globin domain-containing protein — MDVTRLKDSWKKVAAYGDEVPLFFYSTLFLTHPETRRLFPVSMSAQRDRLVAALGRIVSDVDRVDELLPFLQQLGRDHRKFAVVAEHYPAVGQALLHTLSHFLGPEWTPDLAEDWEEAYGLVAKVMTEAADEAAATTPPWWDARVVWHERRTADIAALRVQPEYQLDYTPGQSVAVESRLRPNVWRYFTPANAPRRNGTVDLHVRLVGGGPVSTALVQGVAAGDTLRLGAPVGDRLTPSSGRDVLMVAGGTGLAPFKAVLESMRAQAAEGGPRRRAHLFVGAPYARDHYDYPALHEMAGQCPWLTVVPCVSREPARPGAEAGDAVDVALRYGPWSQEDVYVCGSPEMVDGSLKRLAEAGIPAERIRYEDFDTTSTSGGNP, encoded by the coding sequence GTGGATGTCACGCGGCTGAAGGACAGCTGGAAGAAGGTCGCGGCCTACGGCGACGAAGTGCCGCTGTTCTTCTACTCCACACTGTTCTTGACCCATCCCGAGACACGCCGGCTGTTCCCCGTGAGCATGTCGGCCCAGCGCGACCGCCTGGTGGCGGCGCTCGGCAGGATCGTCTCCGACGTCGACCGCGTCGACGAACTGCTGCCCTTCCTGCAGCAGCTCGGGCGCGACCACCGCAAATTCGCCGTGGTCGCCGAGCACTATCCGGCCGTCGGCCAGGCGCTGCTGCACACGCTGTCGCACTTCCTCGGACCGGAATGGACGCCTGACCTGGCCGAAGACTGGGAAGAGGCCTACGGCCTGGTGGCCAAGGTGATGACCGAGGCCGCAGACGAGGCCGCCGCCACCACCCCGCCGTGGTGGGACGCGCGCGTCGTCTGGCACGAGCGCCGAACCGCCGACATCGCCGCCCTGCGCGTGCAGCCCGAATACCAGCTGGACTACACGCCGGGGCAGAGCGTGGCCGTCGAATCGCGGCTGCGGCCCAACGTGTGGCGGTACTTCACGCCCGCCAACGCGCCGCGCCGCAACGGCACCGTCGACCTCCACGTCCGCCTGGTCGGCGGCGGACCGGTCAGCACCGCCCTGGTCCAGGGCGTGGCCGCCGGCGACACGCTGCGCCTGGGCGCGCCGGTGGGCGACCGGCTCACCCCCTCCAGCGGGCGCGACGTGCTCATGGTCGCCGGCGGCACCGGCCTGGCCCCGTTCAAGGCCGTGCTCGAATCGATGCGCGCGCAGGCGGCCGAAGGCGGGCCCCGGCGCCGGGCGCACCTGTTCGTCGGCGCCCCCTACGCCCGCGACCACTACGACTACCCCGCGCTGCACGAGATGGCCGGGCAGTGCCCCTGGCTGACCGTGGTGCCGTGCGTCTCCCGCGAACCCGCGCGGCCGGGCGCCGAGGCGGGCGACGCCGTCGACGTGGCACTGCGCTACGGGCCCTGGTCGCAGGAAGACGTGTACGTGTGCGGCTCGCCCGAGATGGTCGACGGCTCCCTGAAGCGGTTGGCGGAGGCGGGCATCCCGGCGGAGCGCATCCGCTATGAGGACTTCGACACCACCAGCACGAGCGGAGGAAATCCGTGA
- a CDS encoding group I truncated hemoglobin produces MTNDSVSIYERIGGHDAIAAVVDDLYVRIMDDPQLAGFFTGTNLTKLKGRQVEFFSAALGGPDAYDGGAMDEVHRGRGIEQHHFDLVADHLVASLKGAGVDADTVDEIIGVVAPLSGAIVPGTHT; encoded by the coding sequence GTGACGAACGATTCCGTCAGCATCTACGAGCGCATCGGAGGCCACGACGCGATCGCCGCAGTGGTCGACGATCTGTACGTGCGCATTATGGACGACCCTCAGCTGGCCGGTTTCTTCACCGGAACCAATCTGACCAAGCTCAAGGGCCGCCAAGTCGAGTTCTTCAGCGCCGCCCTGGGCGGCCCGGACGCCTACGACGGCGGAGCCATGGACGAGGTCCACCGCGGCCGCGGCATCGAACAGCACCACTTCGACCTCGTCGCCGACCACCTCGTCGCGTCGCTGAAGGGCGCCGGCGTGGACGCCGACACCGTCGACGAGATCATCGGTGTCGTCGCGCCCCTGTCCGGCGCCATCGTGCCGGGAACGCACACCTAG